A genomic region of Cyprinus carpio isolate SPL01 chromosome B11, ASM1834038v1, whole genome shotgun sequence contains the following coding sequences:
- the LOC122138948 gene encoding 40S ribosomal protein S23, protein MGKCRGLRTARKLRNHRREQKWHDKQYKKAHLGTALKANPFGGASHAKGIVLEKVGVEAKQPNSAIRKCVRVQLIKNGKKITAFVPNDGCLNFIEENDEVLVAGFGRKGHAVGDIPGVRFKVVKVANVSLLALYKGKKERPRS, encoded by the exons ATGG GCAAGTGTCGTGGACTGCGTACTGCTAGAAAACTGCGGAACCACCGCCGCGAGCAGAAGTGGCATGATAAACAGTACAAGAAGGCCCATTTGGGCACCGCTCTGAAGGCCAACCCCTTCGGTGGAGCGTCTCACGCCAAAGGCATCGTGCTTGAGAAAGT TGGTGTTGAAGCCAAGCAGCCCAACTCTGCCATCAGGAAGTGCGTCAGGGTCCAGCTGATCAAGAACGGCAAGAAGATCACCGCGTTCGTCCCCAATGACGGCTGCTTGAACTTCATTGAG GAGAACGATGAGGTTCTGGTGGCGGGGTTCGGTCGTAAGGGACACGCCGTGGGTGATATCCCCGGTGTCCGCTTCAAGGTGGTGAAGGTGGCCAACGTGTCTCTTCTGGCTCTGTACAAAGGCAAAAAGGAGAGACCCAGATCATAA